CTGCTGGAGCAGTACCCGGTTCGCACCGGCAGCAACACGCGCTGGATGAGCCGGCTCGATGACGGCACCTTGCTGAGCCTGAGACCTCATGGATAAGACCTACGCGGACACCGTTCGCCTGCTGCTGGCCGTCGCGCCCGACGTGTTCGCCAACGACATCTTCGCCATGAAGGGCGGCACGGCCATCAACCTCTTCGTGCGGGACATGCCGCGTCTGTCGGTGGACATCGACGTGGTGTACCTCCCGTGGCAGACGCCGCGCGAAGAAGCGCTGCAAGCCATCAACCAGGAGCTGGCCGCCATCGCCACGCGCGTTGCGCCACTGGGCGTGCAGACACGCCTGGTTCGCGCCAAGGACCTGGGAGACACCAAGCTGATCGTCGAGAACGACGCCAGCCAGGTGAAGATCGAGGTCAACGTCGTGTTCCGAGGCAGCGTGCTGCCCGTCGAGCGGCGGCCGCTGAGCGCCAAGACCAGCGATCTGTTCGGCGTCGAGTTCGAGCTGCCGGTTCTGGCACCGGACGAGCTGTACGCCAGCAAGCTGGTGGCCGCGCTGGATCGGCAGCACCCCCGCGACCTGTTCGACGTGTGGCAGCTCTTTGAGTCGGGCGACATCAGCGACGGCATGGTCGAGTGCTTCGTGATCTATCTGGCGGGCCACAACCGGCCGCCCCACGAAGTGCTGTTCGGCAACGACAAGGACATCGCCGGCGAGTACGAGCGGGCCTTTGTCGGCATGACCGAAGTGGACTGCTCCCTGGAGACACTGCTCGACGCTCGCGCCAGGATGCGGCGCGAGCTGCCACAGCGACTGAGCACCGCGCACAAGCAGTTTCTGAGCGGGCTGGCGCGCGCAGAACCGGACTGGTCGCTGGTGCAGTGCCAGCACGCCGCGCAACTGCCGGCACTGCGCTGGAAGCTCGCCAATCTCGAAACCTTCCGCAAGCGCCGTCCCGACGACTTCGCAACGCAATCCGCCGCCCTCGACACCGGCTTGGGCCAGAGCTGACGAACATCCCGCAGCGCCCCACTTGCCGGGATTGCCCCATGCCGCATTCATCGTGGCATCCACGAAGCAGCGGCCCTATACCCAAAGGCTTCCGACAAAGGCCAAAGGGCTGGGAAGGGGCAAAGGAAGGGCGCCAAGGGGAAAGGCCCTATCCTGAAAAGGCCAAAAGGCGCCCCGAGCAGCCCGTCATCCGGGGTTCGCCATGCTCTCGCTGTTCCAGCGCAAAAGGGTGCCACCCGCCGCCGGCACACCGCCCACCTCCGCCATCGAAACTCCGAAAGGGTCGATGCGGCCGGAGTCGGCCGCATCGCTGCTGGCCACGCCGCGCCGGCAGAAACTGCTGGAACACATCTGGCAGCGCACATCGCTCTCGCGCCGGCAGTTCGCCACGCTCTACCTCGCCCCACTGGAGCGCTACGCCGAGTTGGTCCAGCAGTTCCCGGCCTCCGAGAACCACCACCACGCCTATCCGGGCGGCATGCTGGACCACGGCCTGGAGATCGTCGCCTATGCGCTGAAGCTGCGGCAGTCATACCTGCTGCCTGCGGGCGTCACGCCGGAGGCACAGGCGGCCCAGGCCGAAGCCTGGACCGCAGGCACGGCCTACGCGGCCCTGCTGCACGACATCGGCAAGATTGCCGTCGATCTGCACGTCGAACATGCCGACGGCAGCATCTGGCATCCCTGGCACGGCCCGCTGCGAAAGCCCTACCGCTTCCGTTACCGAAAGGAGCGCGAGTACCGCCTGCACAGCGCCGCCACCGGGCTGCTCTACGCGCGCCTTCTCGATCGGGACATCTTCGACTGGCTCAGCGGCTATCCCGACCTCTGGGCCGCGCTGCTGTACGTGCTGGCCGGCCAGTACGAGCACGCCGGCACGCTCGGCGAACTGGTCGTGCAGGCCGACCAGGCATCGGTCGCCCAGGAACTCGGCGGCGATCCCAGTAAGGCGCTGGCGGCACCCAAGCATGCGCTGCAACGCAAATTGCTCGACGGCTTGCGCTACCTGCTCAAGGAGGAATTCAAGTTGAACCAGGCCGGCCCGGCGGACGGCTGGCTGACCCAAGACGCCCTGTGGCTGGTGAGCAAGACCGTCTCCGACAAGCTACGCGCACATCTGCTGTCGCAGGGCATCGACGGCATCCCGGCGAGCAATACGGCGGTGTTCAACGTGCTGCAGGATCACGGCATCGTGCAACCGACGCCGGATGGCAAGGCGATCTGGAAGGCTGCGGTCACCAGCGAGGCCGGCTGGTCGCACGCCTTCACCTTCCTGAAACTCTCGCCGGCGATGATCTGGGATGCCGCCGACCGGCCGGCGCCGTTCGCAGGCCGTGTGCAGGTCGAAGAGGAACAAGCGGAGCCGACGCCGCAGGCGCCGGCGGTGGCCGATGGGCCGCGCGCGGAAGGCATCGAAGCTGCATCCGCGAGCACGGCGCCGGTCGCATCCGCAGCCATGGACACCGGCGTGGCCGCGCTGCTCGACCTGCTGGGCGACACCGCTCCACCCACGGCACCGGAGATCCCGAGTTCCCCTGTTGCCGAGCCCGAGCCGGCCCCTTCGACCGTGCCCCCGCCGCAGATGGGCCTCGCGCCTTCCCAGGATCGCGCGGAGCCCTCCGGGGCGCACTTCATGGCCTGGCTGCGTCAGAGCATCCAGACGCGCAAGCTCATCATCAACGACGCCAAGGCCCTGGTGCATACCGTCGCCGGTACGACCTACCTCGTCAGCCCCGGCGTGTTCCAGCGCTACGCGCAGGAGTACCTTCAAGTCGCCGCGCTGGCCAAGCAGGAGAAGCTGGAGGGGTGGCAGTGGGTACAGAAGCGCTTCGAGAAGCTGGGACAGCACCGCAAGCAGCCGAGCGGGCTGAACATCTGGACCTGCGAAGTCACGGGGCCGCGCAAGTCGCGCCGGCTGCACGGCTACCTGCTCGCCAGCCCGGATGCGCTGTTCCAGGAGACGCCGCCAGACAACCCATACCTGCGGCTCCTGCATGAGGACTTCTTACCAAGCGCGAACCCTCTGTAAAACCTGCCCCCTATCCAAGCCGGGAATTAGCAATCTAGGTTGAGCAGGTCGTGAGCTGCATTAAGCGCATGCTGAGCGGCATCGCCCCCCATTTAGCAACCGATCACGGTTAAGCCCGCCTCCGCGAACCCATGCTGTGGGTAGGTGCCCGTTTTCGGCTCGTCTTATGAAAAAAGGTGAGCGTCCAGCCGTCCCATCGTTACTCAGGTTGAGACGCCGAGGGGCAACAGCTCCTCGATCTGGCTGTTGGGCCAGATGGGCAGTTTTTCCCGGGGTGTCCTTGAGCCAGGCGCCGGGCTCGAGACCGTTCAGTCTGGTGGTGGCCAGCACGCTCTGGATGGCGGCGGCGCGGTAGCTGCAGCCGGTCGTGTAGGGCCTGCAGTTTGGGCAGGGCTTTCTGTTCACGCAGCAGCTGCCGGACGGCCGCGTCGAGTGCGGGGGCGCGCCAATCGAGGGCATAGAGATCGGCGATGCGC
This genomic window from Pseudomonas furukawaii contains:
- a CDS encoding nucleotidyl transferase AbiEii/AbiGii toxin family protein, which encodes MDKTYADTVRLLLAVAPDVFANDIFAMKGGTAINLFVRDMPRLSVDIDVVYLPWQTPREEALQAINQELAAIATRVAPLGVQTRLVRAKDLGDTKLIVENDASQVKIEVNVVFRGSVLPVERRPLSAKTSDLFGVEFELPVLAPDELYASKLVAALDRQHPRDLFDVWQLFESGDISDGMVECFVIYLAGHNRPPHEVLFGNDKDIAGEYERAFVGMTEVDCSLETLLDARARMRRELPQRLSTAHKQFLSGLARAEPDWSLVQCQHAAQLPALRWKLANLETFRKRRPDDFATQSAALDTGLGQS
- the mobH gene encoding MobH family relaxase, coding for MLSLFQRKRVPPAAGTPPTSAIETPKGSMRPESAASLLATPRRQKLLEHIWQRTSLSRRQFATLYLAPLERYAELVQQFPASENHHHAYPGGMLDHGLEIVAYALKLRQSYLLPAGVTPEAQAAQAEAWTAGTAYAALLHDIGKIAVDLHVEHADGSIWHPWHGPLRKPYRFRYRKEREYRLHSAATGLLYARLLDRDIFDWLSGYPDLWAALLYVLAGQYEHAGTLGELVVQADQASVAQELGGDPSKALAAPKHALQRKLLDGLRYLLKEEFKLNQAGPADGWLTQDALWLVSKTVSDKLRAHLLSQGIDGIPASNTAVFNVLQDHGIVQPTPDGKAIWKAAVTSEAGWSHAFTFLKLSPAMIWDAADRPAPFAGRVQVEEEQAEPTPQAPAVADGPRAEGIEAASASTAPVASAAMDTGVAALLDLLGDTAPPTAPEIPSSPVAEPEPAPSTVPPPQMGLAPSQDRAEPSGAHFMAWLRQSIQTRKLIINDAKALVHTVAGTTYLVSPGVFQRYAQEYLQVAALAKQEKLEGWQWVQKRFEKLGQHRKQPSGLNIWTCEVTGPRKSRRLHGYLLASPDALFQETPPDNPYLRLLHEDFLPSANPL